The following DNA comes from Cryptococcus deuterogattii R265 chromosome 2, complete sequence.
TACTGAGGGTATATTCAATAAGAACTGCGCGATTGATTATCCTGGTGAGCTGACAAGAAATCCCATTTTTGTATTGGAGCTTATCTAATTATGTAGCGTTCAAGTTCGTGTTCTGTATCTGGGCTTTGGGAAGGGCGGACAAATATTTGGGGTCATAGAGATGGGGGATGGCAGGATGGAATATAAAATATCTTTCCGTATATACGAAACTAGCCTTGTAAGGAGTAGTTTTTGTACGGAAGATACTTGTGAACGTAAGAGCGATTGTTATtaaatggaagaaaaataaGGAATAACCGGTGCCAGGCACGTCGAAACTACCTGCACCCGACTCAATCCGATAACCCCGATTTCTAATGAGCAGAATCGGGCGATTACAAATTTCACACCGGCTTTGTAATACCAATTAGAAACAGGCGGCGGAACGCCggatggatgaaaaaaGTCGGCGTGGTCTTCCTTGTTAGAACATCTTTCTTGGCCTTCgtcccatctcttctttttccaaaaAAACACCTATACTTGCAACCGGCTCACCTCTCCAGCCCTCGCATCCAGACCGCTTCCACTCTCAGTATCTCACAGCGACCCTCCACGAAACACGCTCCTGGAACCCCCGACTTCGGTGTGCTCTACAAACGAAACCTGCTAAAAAATACATACAACGGACTTCCAACTAAAAATGGCTGTCGAATCAGTCCCCGTGCAGCCACAGGCCGCATCTCCCAATGAGGTGCAGATCGAGAAGGATGCTGTCAAGTCTGCCTCTGACGCCgtagaggagaaaaaggatgaggttgaggctCTGCAGGAGCAAATTGAAGCTGTCAACTTGGGAAATGTGGATGATTTGCACGCTGCTTGTGTCGAGGGCAATCTCCAAGACGTTAGGGCGTTGCTGAGCAAGGGGACTGACCGATTAGAGACCCTTGGTGAGTGTTATGACGGCCTGCTGTCAGCCCACGTGTACGGCGTGGTTGTTTTGTTTGGGCAGAAAAACTAATGTACACCCTGTAGACGTCAACTCTGGATGTACTCCTATTGTGCTTGCTATTCGAGCGAATCATCACGACATTGTTCGCGAATTGCTTGCAGCAGGTGCTATCATCCCCCCTCCTGGACTCACCAACGATCCTCTCATGCTTTCTATCTTGTATCCCCAGCCCGTGTACGGCATGCCTCCTCAGTTCATGAGCATCCCCCCCCAAGACTTTTACCCTCAGCCCAACTATTTCCCCTCCCAGAACAGTGAGACTCAGCAATTCCCTCTCAGGAAGGATTCTGCTTCCGCACCCAACGGAAATGGCAGTGCGAGCAACCTTCCTCCGGCCGAGGTGAGCAAGTCCATCCCTTGTCGAAACTTCCCCAACTGCAAGTATGGCAATGCTTGTgttttccttcatcctcgcccTGCCCCCTTTTATCCAGGCCCTGGTCAGAATGGGTTTGCTCCTCAAGGTTACGAAGGCTATCCGCCATACCCTCCTGCGCCTGCGCCTTACTTTATGCCTAATGGGAATAACTTCCAGTCTTTCGCTTCCTCTGAGGCCCAGCCTCAAGTGTCTGACAATGCTGAGGCTGGTGCCCAACTTGACAATGCTCCCATTGCGGCCGTTCCTACACCCAATGGTGCTGCCCCCGTATCTGTCCCTGCCCCGCCCCATGTTCCTTCTGCCGTTGCTCCTGTTTTTATTCCGGGATATCAGCCTGCTGATATGATGGGTTCGCCgccccctcctccttttggGCTTTCCCCCATGTCACCCTCCATGCTTGgttcttcccttccttctatTCCTCCCGCTGAAGTATTCTTTGCTACTTCTCCTACAAATGGTTTCATGCCACCTGTACCCATGACTGGGCCTCATGCTAGACGGCAGAGTTTTGGCCAAGGTCCTCAGTTCGGTGGCCAAGGTAAGCCTTTCGGGCACGGTAAGAAGCCTAGCTTCTCTAGTGGAAAGCCTTGGACAGGTAACCGACCTGCGGGCGGCAAGTTTGGCAACTGGAAGGACGGAAACCCCCCTCCTTGCGCTTTCTTCAGTCAGGGCAACTGCAGAAATGGCGAGTTCTGCAAATTCCCTCACCTTGACGCTGATGGAAATGACTGTAAGTTGTTTCATAATAATTGCACAGCATGTTATTAATGTATTATAAGGCCGACACCCAGATGTTGTTCGAGGGGtcattcctcctcttcctcctctttcccgtCAGAACCGAAACATGCGCGCGATGGGTCCTGGGTTCGCTCCTTTCGACCCTGCATTcaggcagcagcagtacCAGCAGCAGATGCAATTCTTGCAGCACCAACGAatggctgctgctcaagctcaacaaggTCAAGCCCCACTTCCACTGAGCTCAATGATGAGGCCAAGCCGGCAGTTGAAGACGAAGCACCTGCTGCTGAAGCCGAAAAGCAAGAGGTGGACTCTGTACCTGCGGCTACTACCAGTCCGGCTGTGACGGTGCTTCCTGCCAAACCCGCCGTCACTATGCCGACTCTTTTGCGTTCTGCTTCTCAACCGGGCGTCCAGCGAGTGCATGCTAATGGCGTCCCTTCTCGCTCTCACTCTCCGGCCCCTTCTAACGTTTCTTTCCATGGGAATGGTCACCCCCGAAGGGCTGGACGTGTGCCTAACGTCAACGGTACTaggtcttcttcctctggtcCCGAAAAGAAGCCTGCTCAGAGGGTACCCAAGCCTGACGAGTTCCCCGTTTTGGGCACTCCCACCAGTGAGAAAAAAGAGCCGGTTTGGGGAGTGTTTGGTAAAACTGCCGCCCAGGTCTTGCAAGCCCCCGCGCCTGTGAAGCCTGTCGTTAAAGTTACACAACccattgaggaagacgCCCAGGTGAGTGGACTCTCACAATTTGTGGATTCACTTTAAGGCAGGGTTTACATGCTGATTAAAGGAACAGAGCGTAACTATGGAGTCGGAAAGTGATTCTGACACTGTACTTGTCTCTCACAAGTCCTCGGCCCCCGCTACCCCTGCCAGCACTGCTTCACCTGCCCCCGAGCCCAAAAAGGCCCCCATCAGCTTTGCGTCCATTGCCGGCGCTGTTGCTGCCTCTTCGGTCGAGACTGCTCCTGTTGCTGTCAAGGCATAATTGAAGTCAGCATACAGAAGCGGCCGTTGTCGCACTGCTAATCAACAgcatcatctcttttcagCCTCCACTAGCATAATCCCGGCTGCATTTTTCCCATCGCTCGTCGTGTACATTTGTCATCGCATTATCAGAAATATACGTTACCCTTGGAGGGACATTAGATTCGTTGCcttatttttcttctctgctttttCTTATTATTCTTCTGCTACATTTAAGCTTTACATTACTCTTTTTAGCAGCTTCCTGGCGTGTAATCTTTCATCCTTGTCATGTCGTGGCGGAATCCAAATAGTTCTTTTCGCGTGCTACTTTTGGTTGGTCTTATACGCTTTTTATTTCTATCTCGTCCGCCAGTCTTGTTCGTCATCTGCCATTCTAGTAATCTTGTTCATCGTTCTTCGTCGCGTAAGGAAATTTGCGGTTTGAGTGGATGCTTGGCTTTTCATATTTGTTTTTGCTCGAGGAATTGGCGTCTTGGCGAGGGGGTTCATCTTGGGGAGTACGGGTGACATGTATGATTTCGTATGGTGCCTCTATCGATGGCGTTGTTGTGTCGCAGAGGGGCAGCGGGAAGACGGAACATGCATGCAAGCTCCGAGTTCCAGCTTTTCTGCTAATCCCCCTATGTCATATGCGCCCGCTAGGGGTAGGCATATCTACTACTGCAGAAAGCATAGGTGAGTTCTGGATTGCCAAGCTGAAATCTGGAACCTAAAGACTGACGGCGGAAAGCCCCGAAGGTCGAGACACATCGGGAAGGGAACGACTAGACTAATAATACTAATACGTACCTACTATAATACTATAACTAATGATCTCGAGTGGGCGAGTCGCGACCGCTTTTGCGTCGCGTCCGTCGTGCCTCGTCCGCACGTCGGAGATGAATGATTGGACATCGGACGGACAAGGCAAAAGCCAGAAGCTGTGCAGCTCGAACACACGCTTTCAAAACAGACCTTTGCAGCGAGAGACAAGTGTACTCCGACCCCGTTCCTCGGCGACCGGTGATGGGTTCCTTATTATTTATATTATCAGCATTTGCCCTgttctcctccccctcctgCATCCACTTCCTGCCGCTGATCTTTCTGCAGGCTCTAACGGCGACTTTTTGTACTGCATCGAGCTTGCTGGACATATAAAGTAGCCGCGAAACAGCTTACACCTCTAGCCCCTATCCGTGTCGGCTATCCGTGAGGCAACGCCAAGTTGTTCTCTTGTTTTCTGTCCTCTGTTGTCTACTTGCTGCCCTGGGCATGGCGACGGACTCCTTTGAAACACTTTTGGGGTCCTTTGGCAGGTAATCTATCTATTATAACCTCATAAACGATCAGCAATTgcctttctcctcccttcttccttcttcctcctttacCGCCCTCCGCAGAGACATTTCCCAGCGCTCCTCTTATAAAAACCACTGCTCACACCCTGATATTCTCCAATACAACCACTATTCACcgtttccttctcttcggcTTGCTTCccgcagaagaagcttccACAGTCACAACTCGCAACGCAATCCCACACCGTTAACGATCAGCTGTCGGTGTCCATGCCGATAGCGTCATCGCCGCCTGTATTCGTTGATCATTCGCTTTTTTCGGCGAGACGAAAGGCGGTTTTGCAACGTGTTTTGAGTGGCAACGCTACTAACACTTTGGCACACGTCCAAGCAAAAAGCGGTATAAGTACCAAAAAAGGACGAAGATCGGATTGCAATCCAGACAGCTGTCCCTACACAACTTGATCCTCAAGTGTCCACGGCTTGGCTTCAGCCTTAGTACCCATTCTGTTATACCTTGTGATACCATTAGACGTATACCCTGTCCATTTAGACAACTAACCAGTTGTGAGTAGTTTATTTACTCTGTTCTTTCTCGAAATAGGATTGGTGAAAGCCTGGCTTACGAGTAATTACTAGCCACCTCTCACCGCAATGTGCTTTGCCCAGAACATTTCTATCTCCTCACCAGTGCATTATCACTCGCACTCGCATTCATGCTCGGCACCCATATACTCCTACACAGACGGTAACTATCCGGATGACCATGTATGCGAGTGTAGTAGCTGCAAGTGTTTAGTGATCACCAAAAACAAATTTTGCGTAAACGTGAGCCTTTTGTTCCCCAACCGCAGATCGAAAAAGCTGATATGAAGGGCAATAAGTGTAGAAAGGGCAACCACGCATAATGAAGGCTAGCACGATCAGCAGATCAGAGATCTCCTTTGAAGTCCCGCCAAGACGCGAAGAAGTTGTTTGTTGAACGCACAATAACAAACACACTTTTATCATGACGTCGTTTCTCTTTGTTTGTTTATCAACATTATCGATCGGGGTTTTGACTAAGGCGGGAGAACGTTGAACGTCGAGCGTTCAGTTGAGATATCAAGCGTGATGGAAGACTTCCGCGCCGACAAGAGTTATACATACAGTACAGAATTTGAATATAATAGTCTGGGTTGGGTTATGTATTGACCGCGTGTAAAACAGGCTAAGATACGCAtgaaaaatgatgatgagtgTGATAGCATCTGAATATCAATCACTACTTTTGCCCAACCGATATGGAATTGGCTCCGGTGGGttcccacttcctcttttgaAACTTGCCACCGGGATACTCTCTTGCAGGGGGTCTTGaggaagcaaaagaagttgaaggtCGATGAGGTGCAGATGAAGGAACAGGAGCCGCAGCCTTAGACGCCGATGTAAGATGAAATCAGTACCAGCTCCCTAATCTATGTCCGGGGAACGGCTCACCTTAGCCTTGACCCTTCTGCCTCCTCGCATCTtagtcttcttctcgtcgtCACCATTTTGTTCACTTGACTTTCCCTCTAcgacatcttctccctctccaccgttaatctctttctccctctcggcccttctctctctctgtccGCCGACTCGCTGATTTCTTTCCagaatcttcttctttctatcCTCACTTGATccaccaccgccagcaGTAAGCTCGACATTGATCGTCCGACCTTTGAGCTCTGAATGATGAAGCTTAAGACAAGCTTGAAGGacagtggaggaaggaagttCAAGGAATGCAATGCCCCTGGACTTGGCAGACTGAGTCGGTGTTGCTTTCGTCGTAAGAAGTCGTACAGATGGTAACTGGCCTGAAGTATCAAATTAGCAAAACAGTGCCATTCAAGAGCAGGCAATGTCATACCGGCAGCAGGTTCGAAATGCTTTtggatttcttctttggtcgTTTTGAAGCTGAGATTTCCTATGAGGCCAATGAGCATGATAATGACGCATTCAAGGCAATGACAGACATACCAACAAAGAGAATGAAACGTTGTTTagcatccttcttcccttttcctttctttccttcgctttcgccttcaccctcttcgTCCCAAGCtgtttttctcttcttcttttcctgaTTTTTGGGTTTGACACTCATTTCAGCCTCTTCTACTGTACCGGCATTTTCGGTATTCTCGTCCTCAgcatttctcttcctcttttttgtAGCTTGATCAAGAGCCTGTTCTTCCGCGACAGCTTCGGcatcctcaacaacatcctcttctggcaGATCAGGCGGGGCTTCAACGCCCgctttctttgccttttgctTAGACCTGAACGCGGCTGCTTTCTGTTGCTTTTTTGTAAGTGGTGCAGACATGTTGGTAAGAATAGGTCTCGGGGGCTGGGAGTATGTGAGAGTGGTCTTGAGCAGATTTTCGTATCAAGTATGAGGTGTGATGAAGGAAGCTCATTCAAGATAGAAGACGAGATTTTATCTAGT
Coding sequences within:
- a CDS encoding uncharacterized protein (genome sequence mistake); this translates as MAVESVPVQPQAASPNEVQIEKDAVKSASDAVEEKKDEVEALQEQIEAVNLGNVDDLHAACVEGNLQDVRALLSKGTDRLETLDVNSGCTPIVLAIRANHHDIVRELLAAGAIIPPPGLTNDPLMLSILYPQPVYGMPPQFMSIPPQDFYPQPNYFPSQNSETQQFPLRKDSASAPNGNGSASNLPPAEVSKSIPCRNFPNCKYGNACVFLHPRPAPFYPGPGQNGFAPQGYEGYPPYPPAPAPYFMPNGNNFQSFASSEAQPQVSDNAEAGAQLDNAPIAAVPTPNGAAPVSVPAPPHVPSAVAPVFIPGYQPADMMGSPPPPPFGLSPMSPSMLGSSLPSIPPAEVFFATSPTNGFMPPVPMTGPHARRQSFGQGPQFGGQGKPFGHGKKPSFSSGKPWTGNRPAGGKFGNWKDGNPPPCAFFSQGNCRNGEFCKFPHLDADGNDCRHPDVVRGVIPPLPPLSRQNRNMRAMGPGFAPFDPAFRQQQYQQQMQFLQHQRMAAAQAQQGQAPLPLSSMMRPSRQLKTKHLLLKPKSKRWTLYLRLLPVRL
- a CDS encoding nucleolar protein 6, giving the protein MSAPLTKKQQKAAAFRSKQKAKKAGVEAPPDLPEEDVVEDAEAVAEEQALDQATKKRKRNAEDENTENAGTVEEAEMSVKPKNQEKKKRKTAWDEEGEGESEGKKGKGKKDAKQRFILFVGNLSFKTTKEEIQKHFEPAAGQLPSVRLLTTKATPTQSAKSRGIAFLELPSSTVLQACLKLHHSELKGRTINVELTAGGGGSSEDRKKKILERNQRVGGQRERRAEREKEINGGEGEDVVEGKSSEQNGDDEKKTKMRGGRRVKAKAAAPVPSSAPHRPSTSFASSRPPAREYPGGKFQKRKWEPTGANSISVGQK